In the genome of Gammaproteobacteria bacterium, the window TGTTTTGATGATCTTTACCGCCTGTGCAATGGCTTTTGCACACGGTTCCAACGATGTGGCGAACGCCGTTGGGCCAGTGGCGGCGATTGTCGGCATTGTGCAGAGTGGCGGTGAGCTGACCCAGACATCGGTGATGCCGATCTGGATTCTATTGGTTGGTGGGGTTGGCATCGTAGCGGGTCTGGTGATGTACGGTCACAAAGTGATTGCCACCGTTGGCGATAAAATCACTGAGTTGACCCCCAGCCGTGGTTTTGCCGCCACCTTGGCGGCTGCCACCACGGTGGTGATCGCCTCGGGTACCGGTTTGCCGATCTCCACCACTCACACCTTGGTGGGGGCGATTTTGGGTGTCGGCATTGCCCGTGGCATTGGCGCTCTGAACCTGCAAGTGGTGCGTAACATCTTTATGTCGTGGGTGATCACCTTGCCCGCCGGTGGTTTGCTGGCCATTTTGTTCTTCTTTGCTTTGAAAGGGGCGTTTTCCGCTTAGAAAATGGGGCAGTGATTGTGGTCAAAAAAGGCTCCCTTGGGAGCCTTTTTTAGTGTTTGGCCAACAGTGCTTTGAGGCCGTCGAGGTGGTTTTTGCCCGTTTTCAGGCGCTGTTCTGGATCGGGGTTTTCTTCTTTGCCCTCCCAATTTAACTCCTCTTCGGGCAGCTCAAACAGAAAGCGGCTCGGTTCACAACGGCTCTCTTCGCCGTAACGTCTGCGCCGCTTGGCGTAGCTGAAGGTAAGGTTTTGTTGTGCGCGGGTGATGGCGACGTAGGCCAAACGGCGCTCCTCTTCTAAGTTATCTTCTTCGATGCTGGTGCGGTGCGGCATCAGCTCCTCCTCCATGCCGATCACATAGACATAGGGAAACTCCAGGCCTTTGGCGGCGTGAACGGTCATCATTTGCACTTGGTTGTCACTGCTGTCGTCGCTGTCACGATCGAGAATGTTCATTAGAGTGATGCGATTGACGATGTCGGCCAGATCACGTTGCTGGCCGTTGTCGGTTTTTTTTGCCAGTTGTTCGACCCATTCCAGCAGTTCGGTGACGTTGTTCAGCCGTCGTTCTGCGCCTTTGGGGTCGCTGGCTTGGTCGCGCAGCCAGCTTTCGTAGTGAATTTCCTCTAGCAGTTGCTTGACTAACGGCAGCGGTTCTTCGTGGCGTGCGCGTTCGGCGGTCTGTGTTAACCAGCTGGAAAACTGTTCCAGACGCTGTGCGGCACGTTCCGAGAGGCGAGATTTCAGCCCCCACTCCAAGCTGGAGATCAACATGCCATTTTCCCGTTCGCGGGCGTAACCGGCCAAGGTTTCCAAAGTGCTGGCACCGATCTCTCGTCGTGGGGTGTTGATGATGCGCAGAAAAGCGGTGTCGTCGTTGGGGTTGACCAGCAGGCGCAGATAGGCCATCACGTCTTTGACTTCGCTGCGTTCAAAAAAGGAGGTGCCACCGCTGACTTTATAGGGGATGTTGCGCAGCCGTAGGGAGCGTTCGAAGAGCCGAGATTGAAAATTGCCTCGGTAGAGAATGGCGTAGTCGCTGTAGTTTTTTCCGCTGCGAAAGTGATGGCTGAGAATCTCTGAAGAGACCCATTCGGCTTCGTCTTCGGCGTTGCGACAAGGTACGATGCGCAGTGGATCACCGATGCTGAGATCGCTCCAGAGGCGTTTTTCAAACAGGTGGGGGTTTTTGCTGATCAGCTGATTGGCGCAGCGTAAAATGCGTTTACTGGAGCGGTAGTTTTGTTCCAGCTTGATCACTTTCAGGCGTGGGTAATCTTGCTGTAGTAAGTTGAGGTTCTCAGGGCGTGCGCCGCGCCACGCGTAGACCGATTGATCGTCATCGCCCACCGCAGTTAGGCCACCGAGTCGTCCCACCAGCAGTTTGACCAGTTCGTATTGAGTGGCGTTGGTGTCTTGATATTCGTCTACCAGCAGATGGCGGACGCGCTGTTGCCATTTTTCTCGTAGCTCGTCGTGCTCTTGCAACAGGCGCAGCGGCTGGATTATGAGGTCGTCAAAATCCACCGCATTGTAGGCCAGCAGCAGACGTTGGTAGCGTTGGTAAATTTTCGCGTTGTACTGTTCTTCGTCGTTGCTGGCCTGTTTGAGAGCTTGCTCGGGGTTGATAAAGTCGTTTTTCCAGCGGCCAATTTGATCTCGCAGAGATTCTTCTTCATTCAAACCACCAGCTCCGCCGTCGCGCAGCAGCTCTTTCAGAGCTGCCAAGCTGTCGGAAGCGTCCATAATGGTAAAACCGCGCTGAAAGCCGAGGCGATGACCCTCTTCGCGAAAGATCTTTAGACCCAGAGTGTGAAAGGTGGAGACAGAAAGCCCTTTGGCTTCTTGCTGAGAGAGCAGTTGACCGACGCGGGCTTTCATCTCCTTGGCGGCTTTGTTGGTGAAGGTGACGGCGTAGATGTGGTGAGCGGCCATACCGCTCTGCATCAGGTGGGCGATTTTTTGCGTAATAACGCGGGTTTTGCCGCTGCCTGCGCCTGCCAGCACCAGCAGCGGGGTCTCGGTGTGATTGACCGCTGCTTGTTGTTGTGGATTAAGTTGAGCCATGTTAAGACATTGTTCTATTTTGATAATTCGCGTTAGGATAGCAATTTTGTTGTGCCGTTGGGAGCTTAGGTGAACATTGATGCCCAAGGTTGGTTGTTAGAGGCGCGTTGGCAGCCATCGCCTAATTGTGATGCGCGTCCTGTGGGTGGGGTGGTGACTCTGCTGGTGGTTCACAACATCAGTTTGCCACCCGGTCAGTTTGGTGGTGATTACATTGATGCGCTGTTTTGCAACCGTTTGAATCCAGCGGACGATCCTTTTTTTGAGTCGATCAAAGGGCTTCAGGTCTCATCGCATCTGCTGATTCGTCGTGACGGTGAGGTGGTGCAGTACGTACCGTTTCAGCAGCGGGCGTGGCATGCGGGGGTGTCGAGTTACCAAGGCCGAGAGCGGTGCAATGATTTTTCCATCGGCATTGAGCTGGAGGGGATGGATCATCTGCCGTATGAAGAGGATCAGTATCGGCGTTTGGCGGCGGTGATTGTGACTCTGTTGCGTGTGTACCCCAGCTTGAGTCGAGAGGCGTTGGTGGGGCATTGTGATATTGCT includes:
- the ampD gene encoding 1,6-anhydro-N-acetylmuramyl-L-alanine amidase AmpD; its protein translation is MNIDAQGWLLEARWQPSPNCDARPVGGVVTLLVVHNISLPPGQFGGDYIDALFCNRLNPADDPFFESIKGLQVSSHLLIRRDGEVVQYVPFQQRAWHAGVSSYQGRERCNDFSIGIELEGMDHLPYEEDQYRRLAAVIVTLLRVYPSLSREALVGHCDIAPDRKTDPGAAFNWARLNALLDAALG
- the rep gene encoding DNA helicase Rep, with protein sequence MAQLNPQQQAAVNHTETPLLVLAGAGSGKTRVITQKIAHLMQSGMAAHHIYAVTFTNKAAKEMKARVGQLLSQQEAKGLSVSTFHTLGLKIFREEGHRLGFQRGFTIMDASDSLAALKELLRDGGAGGLNEEESLRDQIGRWKNDFINPEQALKQASNDEEQYNAKIYQRYQRLLLAYNAVDFDDLIIQPLRLLQEHDELREKWQQRVRHLLVDEYQDTNATQYELVKLLVGRLGGLTAVGDDDQSVYAWRGARPENLNLLQQDYPRLKVIKLEQNYRSSKRILRCANQLISKNPHLFEKRLWSDLSIGDPLRIVPCRNAEDEAEWVSSEILSHHFRSGKNYSDYAILYRGNFQSRLFERSLRLRNIPYKVSGGTSFFERSEVKDVMAYLRLLVNPNDDTAFLRIINTPRREIGASTLETLAGYARERENGMLISSLEWGLKSRLSERAAQRLEQFSSWLTQTAERARHEEPLPLVKQLLEEIHYESWLRDQASDPKGAERRLNNVTELLEWVEQLAKKTDNGQQRDLADIVNRITLMNILDRDSDDSSDNQVQMMTVHAAKGLEFPYVYVIGMEEELMPHRTSIEEDNLEEERRLAYVAITRAQQNLTFSYAKRRRRYGEESRCEPSRFLFELPEEELNWEGKEENPDPEQRLKTGKNHLDGLKALLAKH